The Candidatus Limnocylindrales bacterium nucleotide sequence TTCCGGACGAGACGCTTTCGGACTGGCTGGTCGGCTCGTTTCACTACGCGCCGCGGCCGGATGCCCGCGCGTACGAAGACGGCGCGGTCTTCGAGCTTGGCGACTGCCGCATCCGCGCATTCCATCTTCCCGGGCACACGCGCGGCCACTGCGCGCTGCTCGTCGAGCCGGAGGGAGTTCTTTTCCTCGGCGACATCGACCTGACCGGCTTCGGTCCGTACTACGGCGACGCGTGGTCGGATCTGGAGGACTTCGAGCGTTCGCTCGAGCGCATCCGTTCGATCCCGGCGCGGGTCTGGGTGTCATTCCACCACGTCGGCGTCATCGAGGATCAGGCGGTGTTCGACGAGAAGCTCCGGCGCTTCGCGGGAAAGATCAATGAGCGCGACGACGCGATCGCCGAGTTCCTGCGCGAGCCGCGCACGGTCGACGAGATGGTCGCGCATCGCTTCGTGTATCCGCCGCACGCGGCGCTGCCGTTCGTCGACGCCGTCGAAAAACGGACGATCGAGCAGCATCTGCGGCGCGGGGTGGAGCGGGGACGGATCGTATGTGAGGGGGAACGGTATCGAGCGGTATAGAGCGTTGCGCTCGCGCCGGGCCGCGCCATGCGATGCATGACGCGGCCCGTGCTGAAATCGGGGACAGACACCGATTTCCGGAAATCGGTGTCTGTCCCCGATTTACTCGCGATCAGTGTCGGCCGTGCGGCGGCGGCGGCGGCGGCTGACCCGAATCGTCCGCCGGCGGCTGCCCGCCCTGACCGCGATGCGGGTTCGCTCCGCCTTGCGGGCCGTGCGGCGGCGGCGCCGGATTGCCGCGATGCTCAACCGCACCTTGCGGCGCGACTTCCTGCTGGTGCCGCTGCGGGGGCTCGCGATACTCGGGCCGCTCCGCCTGCGGCTGCCGCTGATGCTGCATCTGCTCCTGCCGCATTTGTTGCTGCTGCGTGCGTTCCTGCTGCATCTGTTGTTGCTGCATGCGTTCCTGCCGCATCTGCTGCTGCTCCATGCGCTCCTGCTGCATCTGCTGAGGCTGCGCCTCACGCTGCTGGTGCTGCGGCTGCATCTGCTCAGGCTGCGCCTCTCGCTGCTGGTGCTGCGGCTGCACATGCTCCGGCCGCACGCGCTCGGGCTGCACGCGCTCGGGCTGCTCCTCGGGCTGCACGCGCTCATGCTTCATGCGTTCGGGCTGTGCCTGCTCGGCACGATCCGGTCGCATGTGCTGAGGCTTCGCCTCGCGAGGCTCGGGCTGCGCCGGCTGCTCGGCGCGATTGCCAGGCTGGCCTTGTTCCATTCCATGAACAGGCTGCTCATCTTCCATGCCCGGACGCTGGCGACCATGTGCATTCGGTCCACCGTTGTCCGGCCGCCCGCCGTGGCGGTCTGCGCCGCTGCCCGCTCCGGGCGCTTGTTCTTCGGCTGCCGGTTGAGGCCCGCCTTTGCCTGCCGTGCTTTCGTCAGGAACGGTGCGGCTCGGCTTCTTCTGGCTCTCCGGCACGCGGTCGAGGCGCGCCTTCTCTTCGCGGATCGTGTCGCGCTTGCGCGCCTCCGGCGTCGGCTCCTTCGCGAGGCCGAGACGATCCGGAGTCTTGTCCGTCGTCTCGCGGACCTGCGGGCGGAACATCTGCACGCGATCGCCGCGCGTGTCGACGCGCGTGTGCGGCTTGTCGGCAGCTTCGATCGTCACAGGGCGCACCGGCCGTCCGGTTGCCTGCTCGATCGTGCGCCGGTCGATGCTGTGTCCGATCCGCTCGGGATGGCTCTCGTCGTACTGCGTGACGTCACGCGACTGGCTGTAGATCCGGTCGCGCTCGCGGTGGTCGCTGATCTGATGGCGGCCGACGCGGTCCGACGT carries:
- a CDS encoding MBL fold metallo-hydrolase yields the protein MGDHVQGPDRTFGHATVVLGDKNGKYPHGNSLVIRGTRRTAVLDPSLALVEREGGFRGPADLVVLSHVHEDHVAGLHLFPDAEVHAHREDVDGIRSMAGLQRMYGYALPDETLSDWLVGSFHYAPRPDARAYEDGAVFELGDCRIRAFHLPGHTRGHCALLVEPEGVLFLGDIDLTGFGPYYGDAWSDLEDFERSLERIRSIPARVWVSFHHVGVIEDQAVFDEKLRRFAGKINERDDAIAEFLREPRTVDEMVAHRFVYPPHAALPFVDAVEKRTIEQHLRRGVERGRIVCEGERYRAV
- a CDS encoding DUF6600 domain-containing protein: MKFHKLQIPGSLALAAFLVCSTGGALLVDSVAPQAANAQDVDVGIFYSNLAPHGQWFFQADFGWVWHPARVGPGWRPYTEGQWLWSDEFGWTWVSDEPWGWATYHYGRWYFDPYYGWSWVPGHTWAPAWVSWRVESGYIGWAPLWPVYFDIHPEYRWDNWHHDHDWDDRHRGRDWDRWVFTRDRDFTSDRVGRHQISDHRERDRIYSQSRDVTQYDESHPERIGHSIDRRTIEQATGRPVRPVTIEAADKPHTRVDTRGDRVQMFRPQVRETTDKTPDRLGLAKEPTPEARKRDTIREEKARLDRVPESQKKPSRTVPDESTAGKGGPQPAAEEQAPGAGSGADRHGGRPDNGGPNAHGRQRPGMEDEQPVHGMEQGQPGNRAEQPAQPEPREAKPQHMRPDRAEQAQPERMKHERVQPEEQPERVQPERVRPEHVQPQHQQREAQPEQMQPQHQQREAQPQQMQQERMEQQQMRQERMQQQQMQQERTQQQQMRQEQMQHQRQPQAERPEYREPPQRHQQEVAPQGAVEHRGNPAPPPHGPQGGANPHRGQGGQPPADDSGQPPPPPPHGRH